A genome region from Perca fluviatilis chromosome 20, GENO_Pfluv_1.0, whole genome shotgun sequence includes the following:
- the LOC120548639 gene encoding uncharacterized protein LOC120548639 isoform X2 produces MYHLLLVLLLLCSSGLQAEGEPNSTESFRLVGGKSRCAGTLEVKLEEWRPVSYITVDYYSDWKLKTAAAVCKELDCGSAVSVEERKDSSDKSALWIRSDCVQSGSALRDCVVAGSPSSILTCSDLLLQPNISVSSMDGVSEAQQQGFQVFRGSNFTISCSIQPQYPGGSFQLTFTSSNSTHNSTQPAVNHSAHFLFPAAEPAHQGTYRCVYHLYVFSHNFSSESCLLSLTVSEPSEPSDPSGPSSDPSSDPSSDPSNPSALPCPAPLIIGVVVLLSLTLLLVITALSFYCKLKEG; encoded by the exons ATGTATCAcctgttgttggtgctgttgctgctgtgcAGCTCAG GACTCCAGGCTGAAGGAGAACCGAACTCAACAG AGTCTTTCAGGTTGGTGGGAGGAAAGAGTCGCTGTGCAGGAACACTGGAGGTGAAACTGGAGGAATGGAGACCAGTGAGTTACATTACAGTAGATTATTACTCTGACTGGAAACTGAAGACAGCAGCTGCTGTCTGCAAAGAGTTGGACTGTGGCTCTGCTGTTTCTGTAGAAGAGAGAAAAGACTCCTCAGACAAATCTGCGTTGTGGATCAGGTCTGACTGTGTTCAGTCTGGATCTGCTCTGAGGGACTGTGTAGTAGCAGGTTCCCCTTCCTCCATCCTCACCTGCTCAG aCCTCCTTCTTCAGCCCAACATCTCTGTGTCCTCCATGGACGGGGTCTCTGAGGCCCAGCAGCAGGGGTTCCAGGTGTTCAGGGGCTCCAACTTCACCATCAGCTGCTCCATCCAGCCACAGTACCCAGGAGGCTCCTTCCAGCTCACCTTCACCTCCTCCAACTCAACACACAACTCCACCCAGCCAGCTGTCAATCACTctgcccacttcctgtttcctgctgcAGAGCCCGCCCACCAAGGAACATACAGATGTGTTTATCATCTCTATGTTTTCTCTCATAACTTCTCTTCTGAGAGCTgtctgctctctctcactgtctcag AACCATCAGAACCATCAGATCCATCAGGTCCATCATCAGATCCATCATCAGATCCATCATCAGATCCATCAAATCCATCAGCTCTACCATGTCCGGCACCTTTAATCATCGGAGTGGTTGTCTTACTCTCGCTGACTCTGCTGTTGGTGATCACTGCTCTTTCCTTCTACTGTAAG ctgaAGGAGGGCTGA
- the LOC120548639 gene encoding uncharacterized protein LOC120548639 isoform X1, which produces MYHLLLVLLLLCSSGLQAEGEPNSTESFRLVGGKSRCAGTLEVKLEEWRPVSYITVDYYSDWKLKTAAAVCKELDCGSAVSVEERKDSSDKSALWIRSDCVQSGSALRDCVVAGSPSSILTCSDLLLQPNISVSSMDGVSEAQQQGFQVFRGSNFTISCSIQPQYPGGSFQLTFTSSNSTHNSTQPAVNHSAHFLFPAAEPAHQGTYRCVYHLYVFSHNFSSESCLLSLTVSEPSEPSDPSGPSSDPSSDPSSDPSNPSALPCPAPLIIGVVVLLSLTLLLVITALSFYCKASRGQKPDRPRNIVLVYYKRFFSAAEGGLTEEEGA; this is translated from the exons ATGTATCAcctgttgttggtgctgttgctgctgtgcAGCTCAG GACTCCAGGCTGAAGGAGAACCGAACTCAACAG AGTCTTTCAGGTTGGTGGGAGGAAAGAGTCGCTGTGCAGGAACACTGGAGGTGAAACTGGAGGAATGGAGACCAGTGAGTTACATTACAGTAGATTATTACTCTGACTGGAAACTGAAGACAGCAGCTGCTGTCTGCAAAGAGTTGGACTGTGGCTCTGCTGTTTCTGTAGAAGAGAGAAAAGACTCCTCAGACAAATCTGCGTTGTGGATCAGGTCTGACTGTGTTCAGTCTGGATCTGCTCTGAGGGACTGTGTAGTAGCAGGTTCCCCTTCCTCCATCCTCACCTGCTCAG aCCTCCTTCTTCAGCCCAACATCTCTGTGTCCTCCATGGACGGGGTCTCTGAGGCCCAGCAGCAGGGGTTCCAGGTGTTCAGGGGCTCCAACTTCACCATCAGCTGCTCCATCCAGCCACAGTACCCAGGAGGCTCCTTCCAGCTCACCTTCACCTCCTCCAACTCAACACACAACTCCACCCAGCCAGCTGTCAATCACTctgcccacttcctgtttcctgctgcAGAGCCCGCCCACCAAGGAACATACAGATGTGTTTATCATCTCTATGTTTTCTCTCATAACTTCTCTTCTGAGAGCTgtctgctctctctcactgtctcag AACCATCAGAACCATCAGATCCATCAGGTCCATCATCAGATCCATCATCAGATCCATCATCAGATCCATCAAATCCATCAGCTCTACCATGTCCGGCACCTTTAATCATCGGAGTGGTTGTCTTACTCTCGCTGACTCTGCTGTTGGTGATCACTGCTCTTTCCTTCTACTGTAAG GCCAGCAGGGGGCAGAAGCCGGACAGACCGAGGAACATTGTGCTGGTTTATTATAagcgttttttttctgcagctgaAGGAGGGCTGACTGAAGAGGAAGGAGCATAG
- the LOC120548642 gene encoding C-type lectin domain family 4 member M-like: protein MQQMEVADYVNEPPRPKQKDSGDANQTERRLCQVLLLSFGLLCVIQAILNVSLRLAYCHTTHDMIKDLEEDRLRTAQWEHFNGSFYYFSSITKTWHESRDDCLQKGAHLVIINSREEQNFTTKFGKRLWIGLTDSETEGTWKWVDGTPLNQSYWHSVEPNGGNDENCVEILSVDSENNWNDNNCLVLFNWICEMKVRP, encoded by the exons ATGCAGCAAATGGAGGTAGCTGATTATGTTAATGAGCCACCTAGACCAAAGCAGAAAGACAGTGGGGATGCAAATCAAACAG AGAGAAGACTCTGCCAGGTGCTTCTCCTCAGCTTTGGGCTGCTGTGCGTCATACAAGCCATTCTCAATGTTTCTCTACGCCTGGCAT ACTGCCATACAACTCATGACATGATCAAGGACCTGGAGGAGGACAGGCTGAGGACTG CTCAATGGGAGCATTTCAACGGTAGTTTCTACTACTTTTCTTCTATCACCAAAACCTGGCATGAGAGTAGAGATGACTGTCTTCAAAAGGGTGCACACCTGGTGATTATCAACAGCAGAGAAGAacag aattTCACGACAAAATTTGGGAAGAGACTGTGGATTGGCCTGACTGACTCAGAGACAGAGGGGACGTGGAAATGGGTGGATGGGACTCCACTGAACCAAAG CTACTGGCATTCTGTGGAGCCTAACGGTGGGAACGATGAAAACTGTGTGGAAATACTTTCTGTTGATTCAGAAAACAACTGGAATGATAATAATTGTCTCGTTCTATTCAACTGGATCTGTGAAATGAAAGTCCGTCCATAA